In Colletotrichum higginsianum IMI 349063 chromosome 1, whole genome shotgun sequence, one genomic interval encodes:
- a CDS encoding Fumarylacetoacetate hydrolase: MSMVFRRSMATAASLKRAGKVMCIGRNYADHVKELNNVRPKQPFFFLKPTSSILLPGAGPVLRPKGVDMHYEVELALILGKQVKDLKADDYKGAIDAIEAYALAIDMTARNAQNEAKKKGLPWDIAKGFDTFLPMSDIVRKSDIPDPHNIELFLKVNNETKQDASTNLMLFQIPRILSDISKVMTLEAGDIVLTGTPAGVGPAVPGDVIRAGLRVGGKELPEAKIEVAVEESPSSYQFAET; encoded by the exons ATGTCTATGGTATTCAGGCGCTCAATGGCCACCGCTGCCTCGTTGAAGAGGGCCGGTAAGGTCATGTGCATCGGCCGCAACTACGC CGACCAcgtcaaggagctcaacAATGTCCGCCCCAAGcagcccttcttcttcctcaagcccacctcctccatcctcctccccggaGCCGGCCCCGTGCTGAGGCCTAAGGGCGTCGACATGCACTACGAGGTCGAACTCGCCCTTATCCTGGGCAAGCAGGTCAAGGACCTCAAGGCCGACGACTACAAGGGCGCCATCGATGCCATTGAGG CCTACGCCCTCGCCATCGACATGACTGCGCGCAACGCCCAgaacgaggccaagaagaagggtcTTCCCTGGGATATTGCCAAGGGCTTTGACACGTTTCTCCCCATGAGCGACATCGTCAGGAAGTCCGACATCCCGGACCCTCACAACATCGAGCTCTTCCTCAAGGTCAACAATGAGACCAAGCAGGATGCCTCCACCAACCTGATGCTCTTCCAGATCCCCCGCATTCTGAGCGACATCTCCAAGGTCATGAccctcgaggccggtgaCATCGTCCTCACCGGAACTCCCGCCGGTGTCGGCCCGGCCGTGCCCGGCGATGTTATCCGCGCCGGCCTCCGTGTCGGTGGCAAGGAGCTGcccgaggccaagatcgaggTTGCTGTCGAGGAGTCTCCCAGCTCTTACCAGTTCGCCGAGACGTGA
- a CDS encoding TAM domain methyltransferase: MHEDDCGCAHTPMEVDELNVDSNLLPSGLSISSSIFNYRVENGRTYHRYKDGSEHTTAPLSLFYLLLLRHQLTEYNIPNDLAEQERLGKLLLLSTDTHTHTTIGMSPVIEGFTLTKTQDLQHNIFLLTFDDKLGFAPPCQKGAEVGRVLDVGTGTGIWAVDFGDEHPEAEVLGIDLSPCRTTSVPPNVDFEVGDIEDEWIFDDDFDYIHSRMMTSSIADWKDYLQRCYENLTPGGYLELQESDVMPSSDDGTIERSTSALTKYCVLLLEASVKLGRGYQDIPKLVDLMRDEIGFVDVEIKRYKWPVNAWPRDKRLQELGLWNGENLSAGLEAFAMAPFTRAHSWTRVEVETFLVDVRREARDQSIHAYWNIYSIVGRKPLRQDGDADPEPSSE, encoded by the exons ATGCATGAAGACGATTGTGGATGTGCTCACACGCCAATGGAGGTAGATGAGCTCAATGTTGACTCT AACTTGCTGCCGTCTGGATTGAGTATAAGCAGCTCAATCTTCAACTACAGAGTTGAGAACGGGAGGACATATCACCGGTATAAGGATGGCAGTGAGCACACTACAGCGCCTTTATCTCTGTTCTATCTACTCTTACTCAGACACCAATTGACAGAATACAACATCCCAAATGATCTCGCAGAGCAGGAGAGATTAGGCAAGTTACTCTTGTTATCGACGGATACACATACTCATACAACGATTGGCATGTCGCCAGTAATTGAAGGCTTTACACTGACGAAAACTCAAGATCTTCAACACAACATCTTCCTGCTCACTTTCGACGACAAACTCGGCTTCGCCCCGCCGTGTCAAaagggcgccgaggtcggtAGAGTCTTAGACGTCGGAACCGGGACGGGGATCTGGGCCGTCGACTTTGGTGACGAACACCCAGAGGCGGAG GTTTTGGGCATTGATCTCTCTCCTTGTCGAACTACTTC CGTTCCCCCGAATGTCGActtcgaggtcggcgatATCGAAGATGAGTGGATTTTTGACGACGATTTCGACTACATCCACAGTCGGATGATGACCTCGAGCATCGCAGACTGGAAAGACTACCTCCAAAGATGTTACGA AAACCTCACCCCGGGGGGCTACCTTGAGCTCCAAGAATCCGACGTCATGCCATCGTCTGACGACGGTACCATCGAGCGATCCACGTCCGCGCTCACAAAGTACTgtgtcctccttctcgaggcaTCCGTGAAGCTAGGTCGGGGGTACCAAGATATCCCAAAGCTTGTCGACTTAATGCGTGACGAAATCGGCTTCGTTGATGTCGAGATCAAGAGGTACAAGTGGCCCGTGAATGCGTGGCCCCGCGACAAAAGGCTCCAGGAGCTGGGATTGTGGAACGGTGAGAATCTCTCGGCGGGCCTGGAGGCGTTTGCCATGGCGCCGTTTACGCGGGCGCATAGTTGGACGCGGGTCGAAGTCGAGaccttcctcgtcgacgtaAGGAGGGAGGCTAGGGACCAGAGCATCCATGCTTATTGGAATAT CTACTCCATCGTTGGAAGAAAGCCGCTACGTCAAGATGGAGATGCTGATCCGGAGCCGAGTTCGGAATGA
- a CDS encoding NUDIX domain-containing protein, whose amino-acid sequence MSQAAATDPKPAPTSPPSFSEAAAAATTGTTTGTTSAAASPALQQHQQYQDQQPDEATPPTDQDVHEITAHLAAAAKHPSAATTVASFPSAAGTTAATSPTTPLSASNKNTDPSDSNVNPNPEGVLILDDDDEVTSYWDAEAMAPLNPVSAAAISRLRRYVPPAFPLWDRLPVSRRAAVLILLYADRRGDLRVVITMRAASLRSFSGHAAFPGGKADTLQETPSCDKSVGKENAQDADAWTAAPTDEIARREAWEEIGLPMDDARIPKPFKIEPLCYLPYNLARTELVVRPCVAFLHADEEPDENPSPLVEERMIPRLDAKEVAAVFSAPFQNFLRARDPEPHGTQRRALPPGHWYDGSWIQWKEHPWRVHNFYVPVDDQRVTTPGNAMEADHPQSNLAEKLEEDKVGRFKVWGLTAHMLVDAARIAYGKEPEFECNSHFGDEEIILQAEREGSLVEKKRKRDESTTTTTVTVGEGGEEGRGEGEKSEPAKM is encoded by the exons ATGAGCCAAGCGGCCGCGACGGACCCCAAGCCGGCCCCAACCTCTCCTCCGTCCTTCTCCgaagccgcagcagcagcgacgacAGGAACCACGACGGGTACAACCAGCGCAGCGGCGTCGCCAGCcctgcagcagcaccagcaatACCAAGATCAGCAACCGGACGAGGCCACGCCACCCACGGACCAGGACGTCCACGAGATCACCGCACACCTCGCCGCAGCCGCCAAGCACCCGTCCGCCGCTACTACTGTAGCGTCGTTCCCCTCGGCAGCCGGTACAACCGCCGCCACTTCTCCTACAACTCCCTTGTCTGCTAGCAACAAGAATACCGACCCCAGCGACAGCAACGTCAATCCTAACCCTGAAGGCGTCCTgatcctcgacgacgacgacgaggttaCGAGCTACTGGGATGCTGAGGCCATGGCTCCGCTCAACCCAGTCTCTGCG GCGGCCATCTCGCGACTGCGCCGATACGTTCCACCCGCCTTCCCGCTCTGGGACCGACTGCCGGTCAGCCGCCGTGCGGCAGTTCTGATACTCTTGTACGCGGACCGTAGGGGCGATTTACGTGTTGTCATCACGATGCGCGCGGCGAGCCTGCGAAGCTTTTCGGGGCATGCGGCCTTCCCTGGCGGAAAGGCGGATACGTTGCAAGAGACACCGT CATGTGACAAAAGTGTCGGCAAGGAGAATGCGCAAGATGCTGATGCGTGGACTGCGGCACCAACAGACGAGATAGCCAGACGAGAAGCGTGGGAGGAAATTGGCCTACCCATGGACGATGCCCGCATCCCCAAACCCTTCAAGATTGAGCCCCTCTGTTACCTCCCCTACAACCTCGCCCGTAcggagctcgtcgtccgccCTTGCGTGGCCTTCCtccacgccgacgaggagcctGACGAGAATCCCAGCCCGCTCGTCGAAGAGCGCATGATCCCACGGCTGGACGCTAaggaggtcgccgccgtcttctcggcgcCATTTCAGAATTTCCTGAGGGCCAGGGACCCGGAGCCGCACGGCACGCAGAGGAGGGCGCTGCCGCCAGGTCACTGGTACGACGGCAGCTGGATCCAGTGGAAGGAGCACCCGTGGCGGGTGCACAACTTTTACgtgcccgtcgacgaccagcGCGTCACGACGCCGGGGAATGCGATGGAGGCGGACCACCCGCAGAGCAACCTCGCAGAGAAGCTTGAGGAGGACAAGGTGGGGCGGTTCAAGGTCTGGGGTCTTACGGCACACATGCTGGTGGACGCGGCGCGGATCGCGTACGGCAAGGAGCCCGAGTTCGAGTGCAACTCACACTTTGGGGACGAGGAGATCATCTTGCAGGCGGAGAGGGAAGGGAGCCTggtcgagaagaagaggaagcggGACgaatcgacgacgacgacgacggtcacggtgggagaggggggcgaggagggcagaggggagggggagaagtCGGAGCCTGCGAAGATGTAG
- a CDS encoding Short-chain dehydrogenase, giving the protein MAFHEGITAELNTRYNAPRVRTVLVNQGYTKTPLFTGYQQGVEFILPALEPETVADAIVKQVLSGESGQIVLPAYGNMLTALRAFPHWYQHKLRGESKKLMANFSGRQVVKDVEGFYQKRGKGVEGEQERPEESTVLVAEPIPGRSGIE; this is encoded by the coding sequence ATGGCGTTCCATGAAGGCATCACGGCTGAGCTCAACACCCGCTACAACGCGCCGCGGGTGCGCACCGTGCTCGTCAACCAGGGCTACACCAAGACGCCGCTCTTCACAGGGTACCAACAGGGCGTCGAATTTATTCTCCCGGCGCTCGAGCCCGAGACGGTCGCGGACGCCATCGTGAAGCAGGTCCTCTCTGGTGAGAGCGGACAGATCGTCCTGCCGGCCTATGGCAATATGCTTACGGCACTGAGGGCGTTCCCGCACTGGTACCAGCACAAGCTGCGTGGCGAGTCGAAGAAGTTGATGGCGAACTTCTCGGGGAGGCAGGTCGTGAAGGATGTCGAGGGGTTCTATCaaaaaagggggaagggCGTTGAGGGTGAGCAGGAGAGGCCGGAAGAGAGCACTGTGCTTGTGGCAGAGCCCATTCCTGGCCGGAGTGGTATCGAGTGA
- a CDS encoding EXS family protein, with protein MDGDPKVESQLDSFSLTFPLPYRIGFIIILAVWGWGVNLHYLHKARIDVPSLIRYPSRSSPTEPAHHLSTYRLATVLSTVFFLSISTFWVFTRRTPSLVIEYDWLPMTYLVTLVALFFVPIRNFSQGGRSRFLATLRRVSIGGLAEAKDGKFGDILLADVLTSYSKILGDLYVVLCMFFTPSGSSTARPDRNCGGTVIVPLIMAVPFAIRFRQCIIEYLRVRRAPYKESAGWGGQHLANATKYATAFPVIILSALQRSIPADQPAPGLNRAWLMAMLVNSLYSWYWDVAKDWDLTLFSSARERNNPEHPFGLRRQLVFRQPIIYYGVIVMDLMLRCTWAVKLSANLDKFTDFESSIFLLQSLEVFRRWVWIFFRVETEWIRNNTTGLAVDDILLGDYQGKYDSDED; from the exons ATGGACGGTGATCCGAAGGTCGAGTCGCAGCTCGACTCGTTCAGCTTGaccttccccctcccttaTCGCATAGGGTTCATCATCATTCTTG CCGTCTGGGGCTGGGGTGTTAACCTGCACTACCTCCACAAAGCGAGGATCGATGTTCCATCTCTGATTCGATATCCCTCTCGATCCTCCCCGACGGAGCCGGCGCATCACCTCTCGACCTACCGTCTTGCGACCGTCCTTTCCACGGTGTTCTTCCTCTCGATATCGACATTCTGGGTCTTCACTCGAcgaaccccctccctcgtTATCGAATATGACTGGTTACCAATGACCTACCTCGTCACCCTCGTCGCTCTGTTTTTCGTCCCGATTCGCAACTTCTCGCAAGGCGGCCGCTCGCGGTTTCTAGCCACACTGCGCCGCGTTAGCATCGGTGGCCTGGCAGAGGCCAAGGATGGCAAGTTTGGGGATATTCTTCTGGCCGATGTGTTGACGAGCTACTCCAAAATTCTGGGAGATCTCTACGTCGTGCTATGCATGTTCTTCACACCCTCGGGCTCCTCGACTGCTCGGCCAGACCGCAACTGCGGCGGGACAGTCATAGTTCCGCTCATCATGGCTGTGCCATTCGCGATCAGATTTCGGCAATGCATTATCGAGTACCTGCGCGTTCGGCGAGCGCCTTACAAGGAGTCTGCCGGCTGGGGCGGCCAGCATCTGGCCAACGCCACCAAGTACGCCACGGCCTTCCCGGTCATTATCCTCAGCGCACTGCAACGGAGCATCCCGGCCGACCAACCGGCGCCCGGTCTGAACAGAGCATGGTTGATGGCCATGCTGGTTAACTCCCTCTACTCCTGGTATTGGGACGTCGCCAAGGACTGGGACCTTACACTGTTCTCGTCCGCGCGCGAACGCAACAACCCGGAGCATCCGTTCGGCCTTCGCCGGCAACTCGTGTTCCGGCAGCCGATCATCTACTACGGGGTCATCGTGATGGACTTGATGCTGCGGTGCACCTGGGCAGTCAAGCTGAGCGCGAACTTGGACAAGTTCACCGACTTTGAGAGTTCTATTTTCCTGCTGCAATCGCTCGAGGTGTTTCGACGGTGGGTCTGGATCTTCTTCCGGGTTGAGACGGAGTGGATTAGGAACAACACTACGGGGCTGGCGGTTGACGACATCTTGCTGGGAGACTACCAGGGCAAGTATGATTCTGACGAAGATTAG
- a CDS encoding 3-hydroxyanthranilate 3,4-dioxygenase codes for MLGPPVNLPKWLEENSHLLKPPINNYCVYNEDFTVMVAQPTTQSDVNFAQIVGGPNARTDYHINQTPEWFYQYKGAMMLKVVDEGVFKDVIIREGDMFLLPGNTPHNPVRFADTVGVVLEQRRPESSLDRMRWYCESCREIVHEAAFHCTDLGTQIKAAVEAFKADEQARTCKKCGTVAEAAPKPGSITNPNLE; via the exons ATGCTTGGACCCCCTGTCAACCTTCCCAAGTG GCTGGAGGAAAACTCCCACCTCCTCAAGCCCCCAATCAACAATTACTGCGTCTACAATGAAGACTTTACCGTCATG GTTGCGCAACCAACTACTCAATCAGATGTTAACTTCGCGCAGATCGTCGGTGGCCCCAACGCCCGGACGGATTACCACATCAACCAAACGCCCGAGTGGTTCTACCAGTACAAGGGCGCCATGATGctcaaggtcgtcgacgagggcgtcttCAAGGACGTCATCATCCGCGAGGGCGATATGTTCCTCTTGCCCGGCAACACTCCTCACAACCCTGTGCGCTTCGCCGACAcagtcggcgtcgtcctcgagcagcgTCGCCCCGAGAGCTCGCTCGACCGCATGCGCTGGTACTGCGAGTCGTGCCGCGAGATCGTCCACGAGGCCGCCTTCCACTGCACCGACCTCGGCACCCAGATCAAGGCCGCCGTAGAGGCCTTCAAGGCCGACGAGCAGGCGCGGACGTGTAAGAAGTGTGGCACCgtcgcggaggcggcgccgaagcccgGGTCGATCACGAATCCCAACTTGGAGTGA
- a CDS encoding Short-chain dehydrogenase: protein MPMHQGFLPREGLTADPIFRLIARTALNPALVLPLLLLARYTKKGGDLAVLHPTAFARIKFLAYCALTRWASSWLSRRTLNNWVTDRYDWRREIVLVTGGAGGIGGHVVQLLAERGITVVVLDIQDLTFAAGSNVHYFKCDITSTEKLAAVSNEIRAKVGHPTVLINNAGVARGKTVFDSTERDIRFTFDVNTLSHYWTAKEFLPNMAKNNHGMIVTVASFASYLCVPNMV, encoded by the exons ATGCCGATGCACCAGGGCTTCCTCCCGCGCGAGGGTCTTACCGCCGACCCTATCTTTCGCCTCATCGCCCGTACCGCCTTAAACCCTGCTCTGGTGCTGCCGCTTCTGCTCCTCGCCCGTTACACCAAGAAGggcggcgatctcgccgTCCTGCACCCGACGGCCTTTGCACGCATCAAGTTTCTGGCCTACTGCGCCCTCACGCGATGGGCGAGCAGCTGGCTTTCGCGACGTACGCTGAACAACTGGGTTACCGACCGATATGACTGGCGCAGGGAGATTGTCCTGGTGACGGGCGGTGCCGGTGGAATTGGAGGCCATGTTGTCCAGTTGCTGGCTGAGCGGGGTATTACTGTCGTTGTTCTGGATATCCAAGACCTGACCTTCGCAGCTG GCTCCAACGTCCACTACTTCAAGTGTGACATCACCTCAACCGAGAAACTTGCCGCCGTATCCAATGAGATTCGAGCCAAAGTCGGCCATCCGACAGTGCTCATCAACAATGCCGGCGTGGCGCGCGGCAAGACCGTCTTTGACTCGACGGAGCGTGATATCCGCTTCACCTTTGACGTCAACACGCTCTCGCACTACTGGACAGCCAAAGAGTTCCTTCCAAACATGGCCAAGAACAACCACGGCATGATCGTGACGGTTGCGTCGTTTGCGAGCTACTTATGCGTTCCCAATATGGTATaa
- a CDS encoding Ctr copper transporter, which translates to MDHAHMDHSKMDHSAMDHGSMEGHGGMGGGMGDRCSMNMLFTWETKNLCIVFRQWHVRSTSGLVISLLLVVALAAGYEALRAASRRYENSVTKRVESLPRREQVEASRSAHLVKAALYAAQNFYAFMLMLVFMTYNGWVMVAVALGAFVGYVAFGSSTSSTKDNACH; encoded by the exons ATGGATCACGCGCACATGGACCATTCCAAGATGGACCACTCCGCCATGGACCACGGCAGCATGGAAGGACACGGCGGAATGGGCGGTGGCATGGGCGACCGGTGCAGCATGAAC ATGCTCTTCACCTGGGAAACCAAGAACCTCTGCATCGTCTTCCGCCAGTGGCACGTCCGCTCCACCAGCGGGCTCGtcatctccctcctcctcgtcgttgccctcgccgccggttACGAGgccctccgcgccgcctcgCGCCGCTACGAAAACTCCGTGACCAAGCGCGTCGAGTCCCTTCCGA GACGAGAACAGGTAGAGGCCAGCAGGAGCGCCCAtctcgtcaaggccgccctcTACGCCGCCCAAAACTTCTACGCCTTTATGCTCAT GCTCGTCTTCATGACGTACAACGGCTGGGTcatggtcgccgtcgccctcggcgcgtTCGTGGGCTATGTCGCGTTTGggagctcgacctcgtcaaccAAGGATAACGCCTGCCATTGA